The following are encoded in a window of Castanea sativa cultivar Marrone di Chiusa Pesio chromosome 9, ASM4071231v1 genomic DNA:
- the LOC142609621 gene encoding homeobox-leucine zipper protein HAT14 isoform X1, which produces MMVMKEEEFLQIHRFSLIFFLSHLFFAPTNLHHSFAFLGLLITVLASEPGSSDGPGRGLDVNRFPTVATAAEETDDGAALSSPNSTVSSFQMDFCVRNGGRSKRDLDVETERASSRASDDEENGSTRKKLRLSKEQSAFLEESFKEHSTLNPKQKLALAKQLNLRPRQVEVWFQNRRARTKLKQTEVDCEYLKRCCETLTEENRRLQKELQELRALKTSQPFYMQLPATTLTMCPSCERVATTTTTTSGTNGNNTATTTTTTNNTTNSAAMSLAKARLYPFSSQVQAHMQQAPAHQAAS; this is translated from the exons ATGATGGTGatgaaagaagaagagtttCTTCAGATCCACCGCttcagcttgatcttcttcCTTTCACACCTGTTCTTCGCACCCACCAACCTTCATCACAGCTTCGCTTTCCTTGGCTTACTGATAACTGTAT TGGCATCTGAACCGGGTTCTTCGGATGGACCGGGAAGAGGGTTGGATGTGAACCGTTTTCCGACGGTGGCGACAGCGGCGGAGGAGACAGACGATGGGGCAGCGCTGTCTTCTCCAAATAGTACAGTTTCATCTTTTCAGATGGATTTCTGTGTAAGAAATGGTGGAAGAAGCAAGAGAGATTTGGATGTTGAGACTGAGAGAGCAAGTTCAAGGGCGAGTGATGATGAGGAAAATGGTTCCACTCGGAAGAAACTCAGGCTCTCCAAAGAACAGTCTGCTTTTCTTGAAGAAAGTTTCAAAGAGCACAGTACTCTCAACCCA AAACAAAAGCTTGCTCTGGCAAAACAGTTAAACCTTCGTCCTAGGCAGGTGGAAGTTTGGTTTCAAAATAGAAGAGCAAG GACGAAGCTAAAGCAGACAGAAGTAGATTGTGAGTATTTAAAGAGGTGCTGTGAAACACTGACAGAGGAAAATAGGAGGTTACAAAAGGAGCTGCAAGAATTAAGAGCTTTGAAAACCTCTCAACCTTTCTACATGCAACTTCCTGCAACCACTCTCACTATGTGCCCATCTTGTGAGCGCGTGGCCACCACTACCACAACCACTTCAGGTACCAATGGGAACAacaccgccaccaccaccaccaccacaaacaaTACTACTAATTCAGCAGCTATGTCACTTGCTAAAGCTAGATTATACCCTTTTTCTTCTCAAGTCCAAGCTCACATGCAACAGGCCCCAGCTCACCAAGCAGcttcatga
- the LOC142609621 gene encoding homeobox-leucine zipper protein HAT14 isoform X2, which yields MELALSLGDAPKPFTFLDKTPKLSNKDLGFCMGLGTSSGSRSSDEKTRETRESEEDDGDERRRVSSDPPLQLDLLPFTPVLRTHQPSSQLRFPWLTDNLASEPGSSDGPGRGLDVNRFPTVATAAEETDDGAALSSPNSTVSSFQMDFCVRNGGRSKRDLDVETERASSRASDDEENGSTRKKLRLSKEQSAFLEESFKEHSTLNPKQKLALAKQLNLRPRQVEVWFQNRRARTKLKQTEVDCEYLKRCCETLTEENRRLQKELQELRALKTSQPFYMQLPATTLTMCPSCERVATTTTTTSGTNGNNTATTTTTTNNTTNSAAMSLAKARLYPFSSQVQAHMQQAPAHQAAS from the exons ATGGAACTAGCTTTGAGTCTTGGTGATGCACCGAAACCATTCACGTTTCTTGACAAAACTCCCAAGTTATCTAACAAGGATCTTGGGTTCTGCATGGGCTTAGGAACCAGTAGTGGATCAAGATCATCGGACGAGAAAACAAGAGAGACCCGTGAGAGTGAAGAAGATGATGGTGatgaaagaagaagagtttCTTCAGATCCACCGCttcagcttgatcttcttcCTTTCACACCTGTTCTTCGCACCCACCAACCTTCATCACAGCTTCGCTTTCCTTGGCTTACTGATAACT TGGCATCTGAACCGGGTTCTTCGGATGGACCGGGAAGAGGGTTGGATGTGAACCGTTTTCCGACGGTGGCGACAGCGGCGGAGGAGACAGACGATGGGGCAGCGCTGTCTTCTCCAAATAGTACAGTTTCATCTTTTCAGATGGATTTCTGTGTAAGAAATGGTGGAAGAAGCAAGAGAGATTTGGATGTTGAGACTGAGAGAGCAAGTTCAAGGGCGAGTGATGATGAGGAAAATGGTTCCACTCGGAAGAAACTCAGGCTCTCCAAAGAACAGTCTGCTTTTCTTGAAGAAAGTTTCAAAGAGCACAGTACTCTCAACCCA AAACAAAAGCTTGCTCTGGCAAAACAGTTAAACCTTCGTCCTAGGCAGGTGGAAGTTTGGTTTCAAAATAGAAGAGCAAG GACGAAGCTAAAGCAGACAGAAGTAGATTGTGAGTATTTAAAGAGGTGCTGTGAAACACTGACAGAGGAAAATAGGAGGTTACAAAAGGAGCTGCAAGAATTAAGAGCTTTGAAAACCTCTCAACCTTTCTACATGCAACTTCCTGCAACCACTCTCACTATGTGCCCATCTTGTGAGCGCGTGGCCACCACTACCACAACCACTTCAGGTACCAATGGGAACAacaccgccaccaccaccaccaccacaaacaaTACTACTAATTCAGCAGCTATGTCACTTGCTAAAGCTAGATTATACCCTTTTTCTTCTCAAGTCCAAGCTCACATGCAACAGGCCCCAGCTCACCAAGCAGcttcatga